The Bacillus sp. Y1 genome includes the window ATTATCGGGCCTTTCCTTAATCCTCGTTGGAGGACTTGTTGGTGGAATCTTTGCTGTGGCGATGCCAGCAATCGCTCAACCGATCGTTAGAAAAATAACAGGTTCCGATGATATCGCGTTAGGTCATTTTTGTACAATTGGATACGTATTCGCTGCTGGCGTATCAAAGCTAGTAGGAAAAGGTTCCAAGTCTACTGAGGATATTAAGTTTCCGAAAGGACTTAGCTTTTTACAAGATACGTATTTATCCGTAGCAGTTGTTATGATTCCTTTATATGTAATTACAGCAATCTTTGCTGGTCCTGAGTTCGGAGCAACTTATTCAGGCGATGTGAATTATCTTGTATACGCTTTCTTGCAATCCGTTCAATTTGTTGTCGGTGTGTATGTGTTACTATCAGGGGTTCGACTACTTTTAGCTGAAATTGTTCCAGCCTTTAGAGGAATTGCGTTAAAAATTGTTCCTGATGCCAAACCAGCTCTAGACTGTCCAGTCCTCTTCCCTTACGCTCCAAATGCAGTAACAGCAGGATTTGTTACCACAACGATCGGGTCTGTAATCGCCATGTTTGTTCTCCCTTGGTTTGGATTAGCGATGATTTTACCAGGGATGCTAACAAACTTCTTCGCTGGAGGAACAGCAGGGGTATTTATGAACGCTGTTGGTGGTAGACGAGGGGTGTTAATCGGCGGTATTGCTCATGGTTTCTTTATCACTCTTTTACCTGCATTGCTCGTTCCAATTTTCAACGATCTTGGTTTTGTTAATGCAACCGCAACCGATGTGGATACTGTAACTGCTGCTCTTGTGTTTGATTGGCTGATCAGTCCAATTATTAATCTATTTAACTAGTGAGGTAATCATATATGGCATTATTTAAAAGGAAAAAAGCACCTAAAGTTGAAGTTGAAACGATTATTGAACTCGATATAGAAAAGTTGCTTCAGGATATAGAATCCGCATCAGAAGAACTAAAGAAAGCTGAAGGAGAGAAACGTATAGAAGTTCTAAATAAATTAGGGACATTATCCTTCGAAGCCCACTTGATCGACCAATCGATTGAATTTTACGAAACAAGTATTTCAGAAAACAGGTCGCTTGGAAAAGCCTATACCGACTTGATTAAGCTTTATAATATCAAACGAAAAGAAGCAGTCGATGAAAAAGACAATGCAAAAATTCAATTTTATTTAGGAAAAACTGACCAATTAATGCAACTCACGAAAGATACTATAAGAGGAAGATTTTAAAGGAGAGAAACTAATGCTTAAAAACTTAAAGCAATTGTTTGAAGAAAATGATGGTAAACGTGCGATTGGAGCCTTTAATGTACATTGTCTTGAGATGTTACCCGCTATGTTAGAAGGAGCAAAGGAGATCAATTCACCAATTATTATTCAAACTTCCCTAGGTACTGCTGAATATATTGGGTTTGACCTACTAGTCTCCAGTTTAAGGACGTTATCTGAAAAGCTAGACGTTGATGTTTGTCTTCATATGGATCATTGTAAGGATATAGATGCGATTAAACGTGCGATTGACATGGGCTACACATCGGTCATGTATGATGGTTCAAGCTTACCATTAGAAGAAAATATCAGAAATACTCAAATTGTCGTTGACTATGCATCTAGTAAAAACGTTTCCGTTGAAGGGGAAGTTGGAACGATTGG containing:
- a CDS encoding PTS sugar transporter subunit IIC yields the protein MGIVDFIIESILTQASITIALIAFLGLLLQKRPFGEVMSGSFKTLLGFLVLSAGSSIIVTSLIYFGEIFSEGFGMQGIVPSIEAINGQAMNELGLGNQIALTFLAIFVFNIILARFTKWKYIFLTGQAVLWMATMTTVFGSFAGLSGLSLILVGGLVGGIFAVAMPAIAQPIVRKITGSDDIALGHFCTIGYVFAAGVSKLVGKGSKSTEDIKFPKGLSFLQDTYLSVAVVMIPLYVITAIFAGPEFGATYSGDVNYLVYAFLQSVQFVVGVYVLLSGVRLLLAEIVPAFRGIALKIVPDAKPALDCPVLFPYAPNAVTAGFVTTTIGSVIAMFVLPWFGLAMILPGMLTNFFAGGTAGVFMNAVGGRRGVLIGGIAHGFFITLLPALLVPIFNDLGFVNATATDVDTVTAALVFDWLISPIINLFN
- a CDS encoding tetratricopeptide repeat protein — its product is MALFKRKKAPKVEVETIIELDIEKLLQDIESASEELKKAEGEKRIEVLNKLGTLSFEAHLIDQSIEFYETSISENRSLGKAYTDLIKLYNIKRKEAVDEKDNAKIQFYLGKTDQLMQLTKDTIRGRF